TCCTTGCAGGCATCATAAGGTCAATATTTTCAGTTTCATGTTCATAAATACACCATTGTGCTTGTGTTGTGCCACTGACACACTTGTACCTGGGCACGCTTTAGCattgggcaactccctgcaactcccagcagtgtgtagtgGGGTGGATCCTgggtgtctcctggtgcacagatcaagAAGGCTGAAAGTAACAGCAGTCCAGGGTGATTGCTTCAAACAAATAACTTATTTATTGGACAATGGCAGATGATATGGCTCACAGCTGTCAGGCAGTAACGCTCTCCAAATACAACCTCAGCACAcagtggaaaaccttcacactttCTGATAATTCCAGTAGATCCCTCTCAGGGGGTAGTGCAgtctgtcttggtgattttccacagcactagggatcccacgGCGTAACTTGCTCCTTAGCACTTTCCCTGCTACTGAGCTCACCCACTGGTGTCCCTGTCTGGAGGCTTGATCACCTCAAGTGTGCTAACCCCAACAACTCTCCTTATtagagccagaaagctgctcgcTAGAAACACTGCCActatctttcactcctagagcaactataactagtgttgggcgaataaattctgcagGCCTGTATACGCTGGGGAATTTTCTTGTTTCGCCACCTgcgaatgttttcgcaaaactgcgtcGAAAATTCGCAGATaaaaaatctgctgcaacaaaaaaaaaaatgttgtgcataaaaattgacgtgcgccaaaattattcggatgcctattgactttataaaaatagttgcgcgtataaaaatagTGGCTTGCGTcatgcgtttcacgaattttcgccCATAACTAACTATGACATAAACTCCTACCTTAACTTGGGCCTGAATACATGGTTGCCGCCTTTTATTCTCTCAAAAATGGGCAGAGGCGGCCAGTGATGTCGAGGGGGGGCATCAGGTAGGTGATGTCAGGGGGCAGGACcgatgacatgtcgatcagcgattggctgatcgtcatatcattcacttcaatgtcctaatttggaaatccagataggaacttttcacccgggcagcccttccaaaaactgaaatccggacaggtggcaaccctaggcctaaTACtgctcagaccctctcctgtacccacctccctgcaaggtgggatccaggaagagagccCTAAGCACAAGTGTGTTGTCCTTTTGAACACTGCCGcctactgggcaaaccttgaactaGCTCAattacaatggacccaggaaaataggaatagctgcctgggtgaatcagAGGACCACTTAAGGTGGTTGAATGTTGAAGGGGAACTATACCTAAACATCAGGGTCTCTACATAAATACTACAACTAATCACTGCTAATCAACTTAATGCTCAAATGTTATCAACATATTATTTCCAAAAGGGGTCTATACAATTGCTATGTAGCCTGGGCCAGCATATATGAGAGTAGGCATCATGTTAGAATACAGGTCCCTCAATGAACCTCGAAAGGCAATGCTCCATGAAGTGAGCAGAACAGGCGCAGCTAAACTTCCTCTTGAAACCCGAAATCTTAACAACCATAATATTTCTTCATTGCACCAAATACGCATATTCCCCTTTATTCTTAATCAGACTTCATCATTCAAATGAAACAAAACGACTTAGGTTTGACACTATAAATCATGTTAGAATTGATTCATACAATTACCTATTAGATATTCCGGTGATTAATAACATTTCAGCAGTGCATATATTTGGGAATTAAAACCTAAAGTGAAATCCCAGAGAAATGAAATCTGTTCCCGGGAGAGGCAAAACCCAGCTGCGTCGCTTTATAGTCACGGATATTTGATACATGATTTGCATGTAACTCGGAAAACAATTAGCAGTCCGTTgtattaaaactataaataaaaatgtgggaTATTGCATTTGTTCCTCTGAGTTCAGCTCATATATTATCCCGTGGCGCCAGGGAGTTGGGAGTCAAATTAACAAATACAAATGTTCAAGTTCAAAGCTTTTCTTAAGTCGGACGTAATATTTCATTTGTATGTAATACGTTTTATTTACTGTAGTCTGCCATATCTGCCAAGGATCTTATTCATCATTGTAATTAAAATACTGTGTCTAAATACATATGCTGTGATCAAATCAGAGCAAGTTGTAAATATTCAGTATGTTACTGGCCTAAATTCATTTAaatcaattaataataatattaattgacTCCCTTTGGTCCTCAACCATGCAGGCTCAGCCAACGTGTATCATTGTCATTATATATCTTGACTAATTAACAACATATTATGTGCAACACTGTAAATAGTAGGCAAACAGTTGGTTTTAGACCTAATAGGGTTCTGGGCAGAAATTAAGGGAGGATGCTGTGCTTTGACCAGTAATTGCACTAGGCCCAATATACCTTGACCAGGCTGGCTAATGGCTTCCAATATTAGCAGATGTGATGTGTGGATATATGATGGCTAAATTAGGACAAATAAGGAGGCTTAGGTAGAGGCAGTGGGTAGGAGCAGCGAAGCAGAGAACGTAGCCTCATTAGGGGAGACAGGCTGGCtttggctctgaactattaggctgtatagGCAGTCCTATATATATGGCACGAGGCaattaaataccttctgttttcagatggCTTTATGTTGTATGTCTTGCACATGAAGGCCTTTTTGACTCCTTTCAGCCCACCTCACCCTAATCAGGCAAGGTTCTCTGCTTTACCTGTAAAGAATGAATATCTTTCTGCAGGCTTGTGGCTCCAGGTACatacgcattctggataataggtccatacctgtacaggtataggatcaggggcctaactatagaggaagcagaccctgtgactgcaggggggcccaggaggtataggggccccatgaggtcctaattcatatacaatttcaataaatactggtaaaactggtcaacctgggggcctgaaaaataatctgctatggggcccagtaatatctagttaagccactgtataggatcccttatccggaaacccgatatccagaaagctccaaattacggaatggctgtctcccatagactccaatttatccacataatccaaatttttaaaaatgatttcctttttctctgtaataataaaacagtagcttgtacttgatcccaactcagatataattaatccttattggaagcagacccagcctattgggtttatttaatgtttaaattaatttctagtagacttaaggcatgaagatccataatacgaaaagatctgttatccggaaaaccccaggttcccgagcatcctggataacaggtcccatacctgtatatgtcccCCAAGAACCCATCAAAATCAGTAGTGGAGAGGAAGTATTTGGACTATTTTGGGTTCTATTTCAACTCTTTGATAACTATGTCCCCTTGTTCTGTTACAGATGAGCCATTCTAGGTTATTATGGACTCATCTGGAGGACTATGGAGGCATAAGTATAGATTATTTGTCTCTCCCCACCTCACTAACAGCCTCCAtatgatatttatttaattcagACATATTCAGCAGATGACAGTCATCTTCATATcacttaatttaaattaaatatcgAAAGCACTTGCCACTTTATTGCCTTTAACTTGCTAAATCTAGTGAAACCACACTTCAGTAAAGATACCTGCTATGAAAAGCAAATTAATTAGCTGCTAACAAAAACAGTTTCACACTATGCATGAATATGCATTAAAAATACTTAGGATAAATAAACACTGTTTATTGAAACTGAAACTAGAACAGACTCAGTCATGGTAGGACCTGTATCTCCCCATCTGTTTGAGCAGTTGCTGGGGACCTGTGGGCAACCAAAGAGACATTGATTGAACACAacactttaaagaaaatttaattatttaccagaaaacaaaatcattcaaaacattttattttaattgcatttaccagaaaacaaaatcattcaaaacattttattttaattgcatcAGTCTTGTGGAGGAGGAGTCAATTTAACTTTTTATCTTCTGCCTCCAAGGTTATTTTGGACAACTTATTGGACCTGCACGTCTCCATTCAAGTCTTGTTGACCCATCCTGCCCGACCACTTTACTCCAGggttgtaaatattttatttattttactttttcctttttacagaaaacaaactTTTCTTTTGTGTCTCTTTGTTCTAATTTAAGGGCCCTCATGTACAGCAATGTTACCTATGTGCACCTATGGATGGAAGTACAAGCATGGgacccattatgcagaatgctcagaacctgggataagggatctttccttaatttggatctccgtactactgtgtatcctgtgcttgaatggctgcccccatggctacacagcagcttgtttatataaattatagtagtacttatctgttatctactgtgtatcatgtgcttgaatggctgcccccatggctacacagcagcttgtttatataaactatagtagtacttatctgttatctactgtgtatcctgtgcttgaatggctgcccccatggctacacagcagcttgtttatttaaactatagtagtacttatctgttatctactgtgtatcctgtgcttgaatggctgccccatggcaacacagcagcttgtttatataaactatagtagtacttatctgttatttactgtgtatcctgtgcttgaatgactgccccatggctacacagcagcttgtttatataaactatagtagtacttatctgttatctactgtgtatcctgtgcttgaatggctgcccccatggctacacatcagcttgtttatataaactatagtagtacttatctgttatctattgtgtatcctatgcttgaacagcagcttgtttatagtagtttttctaaagcaaacacaccagttttgtgAGTTCGGGACAACAGTAAATTTCAACAGGCTTTcatataaaacactttaattttttggtgttactgttcctatgaagaaaaggaaagaaaaataataattatcattGAAAACAGCTAGACCATGGCCTTTTGTGTTTCCTGCTGCACTCATGACCCTTAATAACCGTTGTATATTTCTAGACTTTTGGGAGTGGGAGTAGTCTATAAGGGGGGTCTGTAGAAAGTGGAGCTTACGGGCCTTACAtttcattaatccaccactgttAGTATTGTTTAGAAATTGCCTTAGATTGTGTGTGTTGTACAGTACATCCATGAATGAGATTCCAGTGAAACAACTattcacattttcaaatgtaACATTTCTCACCTTTCCTGCATTTTCAGCAAATCCCACAGGCCCACAGAAACTGTGTGGGGTAAATTACTCATCAGGAAACCCAACTTTTAGACCAATGCGTCTCAGTGTTGGGATAATTCCTCTGTTTGAAGGTGGTTTCTGGGTTACACAGGCAGAAGCTTAATTGACCAGACAGTTATTCTTAAAGTTTACCAGTGACCACAGGCTGAAGGAGCACAGCAGAGCTATTAAAGCCTTTCAGAACTGTAAGTTCCACCGAAAGCAGAAACAAAACCCCCagaaagaggtaaaaaaaaaatcttcatgtaAATATTCATGTAAAATCCCCATACCTTGCGTCTTATGCCTCTTTTCCAAAGTTAGATTGTAGAACAGGgtcattttcccttcctttttgTATGTAACTTGcatatatccatccatctattGTGCTGCGCTGCAGAATTAGCGTTGCCacttgtccggttttgacccgaacagcctGGTTTttcaaagggcatgtaaaggcaaaaaaataaaatcccatttttactttctttaatgaaaaagaaacctatctcctatatactttaattaaaaaatgtgtacagtttttataagaaacctgactgtatgcagtgaaattctcccttcatttactgctgtggataggaattgtcagatggtccctaactgctgagcagagaaacaatcatacttatgaacagcagggggagcccccgccttacttcccagccatgcagaactcaagcaactttgtttatgacgatccctaagcagcccagaccacactgagcatgtgcacagtcttagtcttgcaaagatgtataacaaagttacaagatggtgaccccctgtagccaactttgaaagcataaattatatgtttgattaggctcgtggtgcagttagttcatgtttatatttagtatacaaaatacagcatttctagccttattctatttagactttacatgccctttaaagggctgtCCATGTCATATCTGCCTGCTCAGTTTTCctaggatttcctatgattgacgtgACAACCGAccaatcgccatgtcatagccccacccctgatgacACAACCCCACCCCATTGCTGCACTGCCCCTGCCCCAGAGTTAGATGGGCCAAACGTGCCAACCCTATTtagaatatgtatgtatgtatgctttataaatatgagtataatatataatatatgtgtataataacaTTCACACAAACTATTATGTTTCATTTCTCTTgcctcaaaaatattttaaagtatgttttaaatttttcataTGCAACTAAGCAATTATCAGGCATGTAGCACTCTGTTCCTCCTCAGTTGCTCCAGCCCAGAGCCAGCTGCACGGACTTATTATATACTCAGACAGGGTTATCAAATCGTGACCCTGTATATTTTCCTGTCTTAAACTGCCTGCCTGTATGTGAGAGCTGGCAGATGCACAGATTATTCTGTCCTATGGAGTTGGCAGAAGGAAATGACAGTTGTTCTCAGTTTTTTTGCCAGTTGCACAGGAAAGATTAAGCCGGATCTCTAGCATTGAGCCAGGCAGCTAGGAGTAAGCCAACTGCTTCTGAGAGCTACTGTTGCTCTGTTTGGTGGGAGGGAGGTATTGATCTGTTATCCTAAAATACACATTTGTACACATGGCCACAAATAGATACATGACTACAATAGTGAACTGCATTTTTTTAGTTACAGCTTCCTTTGATATATACATTAATTCTGTTGAGTGTgggattattttgttttttatatgggcaTTGTTCTCTGGGCACTTTCATAGAATTCACTGTGTGTATACTTTTTGGATTGTTTTTTCTGTGTCCTGAGTGGGAAATGAAACGTGGGTAGCACCAGACAACATTGCACTATTACATGGGCATGGAACTCCTTGGGGATTTACtgtataatatcctcatatgttacaatagggagtacattattcccaataaaaatgcatatttacatttatatgaaaGTTGATGAAACTCCAAAGACATATAAAAGAGGGAGAAACATCCAACGCCCAAATTTGGCCTGTGCATatcaatttaaatgcatttaccaTAAATTGAGTTGTTAGTACCACATTTAGACCAAAGCTCACTTACCATTTATTGATTCTAGCTGTAATCATGATGGGggctcactttttttttaaaccctagtttgattggcctttaatagttttttaattgtataaaccGCCTAtttcaaccccctcttgcccgtgatttgtACTGTGGGCAGTCCCCACCTCCCCCTTGGCTGCTGCTACATATTTGTggcaatatggtggatttttggcttctgctggcacaggtacagattgggggcaatatgagggattgctgatggcacaggtacacatgggggtaatatgatagctgctggcacaggtacacagatgtttggggcaatatgatggatttttggcttctgctggcacaggtacaaattaggggcaatatgatggatttttttggttgctgctggcataattacagactggggGTAACACTATGAcagatgttttgtcttatgctggcacaagtacagattgggggtTGGGGTAATCTGAGTGTTGACTGCcgttggcataggtacaaatagGGATAATATGATAGgccctggcacaggtacatggggcaacataatgcctgatggcacaggtacaggggacagtatgaatggtaaggtggaaaATGATAATGTAGGGCCAGTGAAGTGTTACCTTTACGTTGCACAACCACTGTATGTGTTGTCCTCAGCATAATATCTGTGTACGTACTGTTCTCAACCCCGGGCGTCAGTAGCCGGTTACCCCAACAGCCGGGTGGggaggcactgattgaagcccttgcctagggtgccaaaataccttggcccggccctgctcaCAGGCATTTCTGAGCAAAGGGTAAGTGAACACGATTTCACCATTCACTTGCACATAAAGTATCGTATTGCAAGGGGCTTAGTGAATGAAAATTCTCCTATAGCTTTTGAGTAGtggtgggtgaatttgtcccgtttcacttcaccgaaaaatttgtggtgaagtgaaatgggacaaattcacccaccaCTACTCAAAAGCTATAggaaaacgggacaaattcacccatcaaaaTCGACGCCGGTAACAATTCTGAtgcgcattaaagtcattggCGTGCGTTTAATTGTCACCAGCGCCAGAATTTTCgttgcaaattcgcaaatttattcaccggcggcgaaatgcagaaattcacaatGACtatgtgcctggcgaataaattcgcccatcactacttctgagtACAAAGGGAAAGTgatttctgtttgtatttttgtatctCCAAAGATGGTTTCCTCCAGAACCATCAAGAGCTTTGTTCCCCGTGTACCGACAAATACTGACAATACAAAATCTATTACTTGTCAAGGGTTTACTTCTTTGTAAATAAAATCACATACAGATCAATGAAAAAAACATCTAGAACATGAATCTAGAACAACTACACGAGAGTACAAGGACAGTAAGAAAGAAGATGTGAGAATTGACACAGCTGGAACATACATCCAACCAAATATGGAACTTCATTCAAATAAGTTAAAACACatttctataattaaaaaaagggtAATAAATACAGAGAAATGATGTGGGATTCATAAAGTAAACTCTTCAATCTATGTGGCCACAGGAAAAGATTCCTTGTAGTAAATACACACAAACTCACACACGCACACTGGCAAACTTCCAAGTCATGAGGTCACCTATGAAAAAAATACTCATCCActcacatattttatatttatctacatatatatgtttatacatacacactcatatatataatatatatttataaattaagaGCTTATTCAGTAGGCAACAGAATAGAATTCCAGTTTCCGGATAAAAGAACACCTATTTAAAGTCCACCTTAGCAGGTTGTGTTTGGCTGCCAAATATTTCCAAAAGCAGTTTCTGGTACAGTCTGTACATTTCATCGCTATTGAGAAATTGTTCAAGCTTCTTAATGGTCCTGCGCAACATTTTTTGAAGTCGATTAGTTTTGATGACCTTTAGGAGGTTGATGGTATCGCCGCCATTTTTGTTCCTCCACAAATTGAGGAGCTTTAAGACTTGGTCGGGTTGCCTGCAAATCTTTACTGTGGTCTCTAACTCCCGTTTGCTGATCTTATTTCCTGGCAAGCTTTTCATTAAGGTCCTCAATTGTGTAGCGGTCACGTTCAAACGGCCGATATGTTTTGATACTTTTTTCTCACAAACTTGGAGATCTGCAGAAGATAAGGGGGAGATTAGTAGTGTCCACAGTGCTCAGTAAGGACAGTTGTACCACTAAATGTATACACAGGTATCATGAAGAGGACTTGAACCCCTCAAAACCTCTTCTCTAGTGTCAACAACAGTATTCATGATGCCTCACCTTGAAACAAGTGTTTGCCTGATTCACTTTCTCTGttgtgatctttccataatttaaacaaGTGGAAGGCATGTTCCTGGGGGTCCCGCTTCTCTTGAACACCTTCTATATATTGAGATGAAACCATGGTGCTTGGCGGTCTTTGCGCAATGGCTGTTAACCAGTTGTTAGGAACGAATCGGAAAAAAGCTTCTTGACAAAGTGTGATGTCTAATGGGAAATCAGATGGAAAAGTCAAATCAGAGAGGTTTatcttctatttttattaaatgtggtGCAACAGCACTTGCATGCATGGCCAATCACATTCCTACTGCAGTCTATAGAAGGATCACATTCCCTCAAATCAGTGTGACCTCTCCCATCATGGCTGGTTTAGATCCCAATGAGTAAGTAGCGCTAGTCTGAGGGTGGTATAGGGGCAGTTTGGCTGAAAAGAGACATTGCTTTTGTGCATTAAAAAATAGCTTTGTAAAATCATGTCCTAAAACAGAGTTTTAAGATTGTATTTAAGATATCCAGGATTTCTTGAGAAACAACTAAAACATTGACTGAAAATATGGCAGGTGTTTAACactaatcaatcaatcaatcatagGATTGGTCTATTTTTCCCACCAGTACAGCAACTCTATATGGCAGGACCTGGCAGGGCAGATATGCATTGGCCCAAGATCTCGTGCCTCATGTTACTGTGTAACAATTGCTAGATATTTTATGTATAAACTCCACATACATGTTAAACTACTGAATGTGCTAAATTGCAAAATAGAGTTTTATTTATAGACATTTATTTTCCCTTCAGATTTGAGGTCTCAAGCATCCTGCAATACatggggggaaattcactaagatgtgaagttgcgccaggcgtaacttcgccgcacttcgccaggcgtagtttcgccagggctccgcaaattcgctaaaatccgaagttgcgctcaggggtagcgtaaggttgcgaagttgcgctagcgttgattcgctatataaagcgaagttacgctagcgaaggctaatttgcatacggcgcgaaattcaaatttcaatggaggaacacgtatctgcactacaaatgcctagaaaaccttcaaatctgcaaataaaaattttattttgccctacacatgtgcccactgtctaggtaagttgccatgagtcaggaaatgtaggggggaaggaggggagccccaaaaatttttcgatctttttcagcctatcagccatcatgtagaaaacacgccagcgtttttttggggcttagaaaaaaaatttacttttttttaaacaatccctatctactctattgcgcttcgccaggtctgaggtggcgaaggaagtctagcgtaaaaggtagcgttcagtacactgcgcgcgttagtgaatttgcgtagttttgtcgctagcgaaacttcgcctggcgtaaggttgcgaagtaacactagcgaaactacgccagcgtttgttagtgaattagtagcgaaaatgccaaacgctagcgaattaacgctagcgtccagcgcttcgcatcttagtgaatttgccccatggtgccTCCCAATCTCTTACTCTggttaatgatgggcgaatttgtcccacgaAATCTGTGAATTTCTCACGAAATTAGTAAATTAGCGACAATCTGCCGGCGTCAAAACTGTCGCCATCGTCGAAGTTGATGCCAgtacccattaaagtcaatggtcgtccgtTAATCGTCACCAACGTCTAAATTGTTATCGGCATCAAAACtgttgctggtgtcaaaaaattttgatgccggcgaattttcgcgcaaaaatcccggcgaataaattcacccatcactaactctGGCCACATTACCGTTCCAGGTAAGCAATAGTTGATGGacctgcccaaccaatatcttGCTGATCTCAGTATGTATCTGCCATTGCTGTTGGGTTGatggccaaacgattggatcagccaatatattggggaaagatctgcatatttggcgacctcaccaaacaagttgGTCTTTACATGTATCACcagcttttagggatgcaccgaatccactatttgggattcggccgaatctcctaatccttggtgaaagattcggccgaatactgaaccgaatccgaatcctaatttgcatatgcaaattaggggcaggaaaggaaaaagtgggaaaaattcttctttcgtgactaaaagtcacgtgatttccgtatccacccctaatttacatatgcaaattaggattcggttcggccaggcagaaggattcggccgaatccgaatcctgctgaaaaaggctgaatccagaaccgaatcctagattcggtgcatccctaccagctTTACGCAAGGATAAACATTATTGTAGAGGGAGCCAAGCAGTTTTATAAGCACCGCCCCCCAATACACAATAATTCATGAGTTTATTTATGTTACCTATTTCACAGAATGATCCTTCAGGCTGACACAGTGTATCATGGTCTGAATCACCCTGGTAGGCCACCTTGATGCCCAACTTTTTGCAGTCTGTGTGTTTCTGGCATCTTGCAGTTGCTGATGTTGAATCCGAGAATGTTCCTTCAGGACATGGTCTACAAACAGTGTCACTTTCAGGTGTtcctgcacaaaacaaaaacagataaAGCACATAAGGGTGAGCATTCTATACTATCTGAGCTTCAGTACCATTTGGTGATTGAGCATTGTACATGACTTCCCAtatgcagaaaaaatgcagagatatttgattaaaaaaactttaaaaaaggggTACTGCAATAtactgcaaaatgtttttattgaaattaatgACAAGGAGATCAGCCAATCACTAATCGTCATCAGTCCCCATCCTCCCGATGTCAACAGCCGGCCCCAGACGTCACTGGCCCACCCCCGACATCATTTTCCCTTCGCCCCGACATAATCGGCCCCATCTGCTGCCAGTTTTCCCCAAAGGCAACCCTAgatgggccctgccagcccagtccgaccctggccattTCTGAACACTTTCCACacattgggtcagattcaattcaacgAGGAAgagtttattacattaaaaaactcatggacaagattcagtttgaagtttttctgaattgaatcgcATTCCAAATATGTTTTTACATGATGAACCctattctcactgaattgaatctggccgaTTGTGTTTAAAGAGGTCACTCAGATTCTTGAGTGAGTAAAGTTACGATCATAGTTGGGATAGGATGGGCAATTTGAAATTAAATGCCTGTATTGCTGAATGCCACTCAGTTTCATAGTTATAGTGTAAATCAGACACCATCCTTTTATACACTTTGGACATGCAGAGTTAAAAACAAAGTGAAATGGTCCCAATACAAAAGTGTTATTTTATGAAAACCAAGCCTTTGGCCACATGTAGAACCACGTTCCAAACAATGTAGgccataaaaacaaacattagcATTTTTGCTATAATTATATCCTTAGCAAAACCTTAAGCTCagttaaaaatacttcagctaCTGTACATAAACACACCACTAAAATGCACTGTTTCCTTCCTGTATAGTCACAGATGTATGGattattaacagaatcagccctatctgtagagaaatagagagatggatggatggatgatacatagatagatagaagataaatagatagatagatgatagatgatagatagatagatagatagatagatagctagatagatagatagatagatagatagatagatagatagatagatagagaaatagagagatagatggatggatggatggatggatagagaaatagatggatggatgatagatagatagagatgatagatagatagatagatagatagatagatagatagatagatagatagataaagatgatagatagatagatagatagatagatagatagatagatagatagatgatagatagattatagatgatagatggatggatagatagatagatagatagatagatagatagatagatagatagatagatagagaaatagatcgatggatggatggatagagagattgatggatggatgatagatagatagatagatagatagagaaatagagagatagatggatggatggatggatggatagagaaatag
This is a stretch of genomic DNA from Xenopus laevis strain J_2021 chromosome 6S, Xenopus_laevis_v10.1, whole genome shotgun sequence. It encodes these proteins:
- the tnfrsf11b.S gene encoding tumor necrosis factor receptor superfamily member 11b S homeolog precursor (The RefSeq protein has 1 substitution compared to this genomic sequence); its protein translation is MYRMISRTLLVLLHISLAKGNSVPQKYSHYDPRTSMYLQCDHCPPGTYVKQDCSTEKNTECAPCPSHHYNDRWNSNTECQFCNVVCKELQYVKQQCNSTHNRLCECAAGFYLDLEFCVPHKKCHPGYGVAQEGTPESDTVCRPCPEGTFSDSTSATARCQKHTDCKKLGIKVAYQGDSDHDTLCQPEGSFCEIDITLCQEAFFRFVPNNWLTAIAQRPPSTMVSSQYIEGVQEKRDPQEHAFHLFKLWKDHNRESESGKHLFQDLQVCEKKVSKHIGRLNVTATQLRTLMKSLPGNKISKRELETTVKICRQPDQVLKLLNLWRNKNGGDTINLLKVIKTNRLQKMLRRTIKKLEQFLNSDEMYRLYQKLLLEIFGSQTQPAKVDFK
- the tnfrsf11b.S gene encoding tumor necrosis factor receptor superfamily member 11b S homeolog isoform X1, which encodes MYLQCDHCPPGTYVKQDCSTEKNTECAPCPSHHYNDRWNSNTECQFCNVVCKELQYVKQQCNSTHNRLYECAAGFYLDLEFCVPHKKCHPGYGVAQEGTPESDTVCRPCPEGTFSDSTSATARCQKHTDCKKLGIKVAYQGDSDHDTLCQPEGSFCEIDITLCQEAFFRFVPNNWLTAIAQRPPSTMVSSQYIEGVQEKRDPQEHAFHLFKLWKDHNRESESGKHLFQDLQVCEKKVSKHIGRLNVTATQLRTLMKSLPGNKISKRELETTVKICRQPDQVLKLLNLWRNKNGGDTINLLKVIKTNRLQKMLRRTIKKLEQFLNSDEMYRLYQKLLLEIFGSQTQPAKVDFK